The window ACTCCTTGAACTCTACCAATTCATTGTCACTATAACGCTGGCTTGGGCCAACCGGCTGTTGGGGTGCATTGGGATCTAACACACTCTTCGTAAAATCTGGTTCGTATTTCTGCACAGTTTTCGTTTTTATTTCAGGCATCACATAAGTCGTTGGCTTCTTCTCGGGCGCGGGAGCAGGCTTCTTAATGGGTATCGGGGTGGTCTGCTTGGAATCGTCCTTTACTGCGGGCTTTACCGGTGCGGGCTTAATCGCCTTTTTCAAGGTGGCCGCTTTGGCTGCTGGGGCCGCTTTTTTAGCCGGCTCAGCTTTCACCTCAGCCGCCTTCTTAACCGGCTCCTCTTTTTTCGGGGCAGCCTTGGCAGCTGGCTTTGGTGCGGGTTTGGCCGCAGGCTTAGCGGCTGGAGCAGCCTTAGCCGCAGGCTTGGCAGCTGGTTTCGCAGCAGGCTTCGCCGCTGGTTTGGCGACAGCTTTCTTGGCCGGTTCCGCTTTTTTGGCTGGT is drawn from Flavihumibacter rivuli and contains these coding sequences:
- a CDS encoding TraR/DksA family transcriptional regulator, which gives rise to MAIKKKAAKPAKKAAPAKKAAPAKKAAAKPADKKAAPAKKAAPAKKAAPAAKAPAKKAEPAKKAVAKPAAKPAAKPAAKPAAKAAPAAKPAAKPAPKPAAKAAPKKEEPVKKAAEVKAEPAKKAAPAAKAATLKKAIKPAPVKPAVKDDSKQTTPIPIKKPAPAPEKKPTTYVMPEIKTKTVQKYEPDFTKSVLDPNAPQQPVGPSQRYSDNELVEFKELILRKLEIAKKELAYLQGLITRKDEMGGDESESRYMTMEDGSVSMEREQLAQMASRQITFIDHLEKALMRIENKTYGICRVTGKLIDKARLRAVPHATLSIEAKTMMNK